In Salana multivorans, a single genomic region encodes these proteins:
- a CDS encoding PP2C family protein-serine/threonine phosphatase, producing the protein MTLTFSYAARSDVGLLRSVNQDSGYAGPHLLVLADGMGGPAGGDVASSVAIAHLAPLDGDSHGGDMLALLRDAVAQSHAELRERAQDDPELAGLGTTLIAALRSGKRLALAHIGDSRAYLVRDGVVSRLTVDHTYVQHLVDLGQLTEEEAETHSHRSVILRVLGDHDFGVDLDESLRELVAGDRFLLCSDGVSSYVSAETIAQTLIDVADPGACADRLVDLALRAGGPDNITAVVADVVELDDVPDGAAPSTVPQVAGAAAAHWKQRSRGSDSPAARAAALTPPKPEEIAAHAERSADEERDELDQRRGRRRRRWAWVASSAAVLLLLAGACWAGLRWTQTQYYVASSGEYVAVYQGIPQSIGPIRLGHPLDTTDILVADLPDYAQERLATAITPGDGSLAGARGIVESLREQLPAPRPTPTPTPTSTPSPGSSASSGSTGTASPTGTASPTGTASPTGTASPAPSPGGSS; encoded by the coding sequence ATGACCCTCACGTTCTCCTACGCGGCGCGCTCCGACGTCGGGCTGCTGCGCAGCGTCAACCAGGACTCCGGCTACGCCGGCCCGCACCTGCTCGTCCTGGCGGACGGCATGGGCGGCCCGGCCGGCGGCGACGTCGCGTCGTCGGTCGCGATCGCGCACCTCGCCCCGCTCGACGGCGACTCGCACGGCGGCGACATGCTCGCCCTCCTGCGCGACGCGGTCGCGCAGTCCCACGCCGAGCTGCGCGAGCGGGCGCAGGACGACCCCGAGCTCGCCGGCCTCGGCACCACGCTCATCGCGGCCCTGCGCTCCGGCAAGCGGCTCGCGCTCGCGCACATCGGCGACTCGCGCGCCTACCTCGTGCGCGACGGCGTCGTCAGCCGGCTCACCGTCGACCACACCTACGTCCAGCACCTCGTCGACCTCGGCCAGCTCACCGAGGAGGAGGCCGAGACGCACAGCCACCGCAGCGTCATCCTGCGCGTCCTCGGCGACCACGACTTCGGCGTCGACCTGGACGAGTCGCTGCGCGAGCTGGTCGCCGGCGACCGCTTCCTCCTGTGCTCCGACGGCGTCTCCTCCTACGTGAGCGCCGAGACGATCGCGCAGACGCTGATCGACGTCGCGGACCCCGGCGCGTGCGCCGACCGGCTCGTCGACCTCGCCCTGCGCGCGGGCGGCCCGGACAACATCACGGCCGTCGTCGCGGACGTCGTCGAGCTCGACGACGTGCCCGACGGCGCGGCCCCCTCGACCGTCCCGCAGGTCGCCGGCGCGGCCGCCGCCCACTGGAAGCAGCGCTCCCGCGGCAGCGACTCCCCCGCTGCCCGCGCCGCGGCACTCACGCCGCCGAAGCCCGAGGAGATCGCGGCGCACGCCGAGCGCTCGGCCGACGAGGAGCGGGACGAGCTCGACCAGCGCCGGGGCCGGCGTCGCCGCCGCTGGGCCTGGGTCGCCTCGTCCGCGGCCGTCCTCCTCCTGCTCGCCGGCGCGTGCTGGGCCGGGCTGCGCTGGACGCAGACCCAGTACTACGTCGCGTCGTCGGGCGAGTACGTCGCCGTCTACCAGGGGATCCCGCAGAGCATCGGACCGATCAGGCTCGGCCACCCGCTGGACACCACCGACATCCTCGTGGCGGACCTGCCCGACTACGCGCAGGAGCGCCTCGCCACGGCGATCACGCCCGGCGACGGCTCGCTCGCGGGCGCGCGCGGCATCGTCGAGTCGCTGCGCGAGCAGCTCCCGGCGCCCCGACCGACGCCCACACCGACACCGACATCGACCCCGAGCCCCGGCTCGTCCGCGAGCTCCGGGTCGACGGGCACGGCGTCGCCCACGGGCACGGCGTCGCCCACGGGCACGGCGTCGCCGACGGGCACCGCCTCACCGGCCCCGAGCCCGGGCGGATCGAGCTGA
- a CDS encoding FtsW/RodA/SpoVE family cell cycle protein has product MATITQVTPRRGRWTELALLVPALGLGVYAYLQVGLGVTGSPPADLATFAAVLGGIALAVHLVLRWRAPYADPVILPVVIALNGIGLAMIARVHLALQMRARPPAWDQDPSKQMMWIAVGAFAAIVVIVWLRDHRTLRRYTWTALVLGVVLLLMPMLPVIGREINGSRLWVGVGGFTLQPAELAKIAFAVFFAGYLVTHRDQLTLAGTKVLGLTLPRARDLGPVLLAWGISIGVLLMQKELGTSILLFGLFIAMLYVATERLSWVIIGVLLTIGGVLVIATQVGYVQARIDVWLHALEPAIYHRDPGGSGQIVSGLFGMANGGLMGTGWGEGFPYLTYSANADMIVPSLAEELGLTGVLAVLMLYVILVQRGLRAGLGVRDGFGKLLASGLAFTVALQCFVVVGGATRVIPLSGLTMPFLAAGGSSLLANWIILALLLRVSDAARRPGPDAAIGPLVIVGPASDAVEPAAATGRGRGTRGGQGSGAAGATT; this is encoded by the coding sequence ATGGCGACCATCACGCAGGTCACGCCGCGGCGCGGCCGGTGGACCGAGCTCGCCCTCCTCGTGCCGGCGCTCGGCCTCGGCGTCTACGCCTACCTCCAGGTCGGCCTCGGCGTCACCGGCTCGCCCCCGGCGGACCTCGCGACGTTCGCCGCGGTGCTCGGCGGCATCGCGCTCGCCGTCCACCTCGTGCTGCGCTGGCGGGCCCCGTATGCCGACCCGGTCATCCTGCCCGTCGTCATCGCGCTCAACGGCATCGGGCTCGCGATGATCGCGCGCGTCCACCTGGCGCTCCAGATGCGGGCGAGGCCACCCGCGTGGGACCAGGACCCGAGCAAGCAGATGATGTGGATCGCGGTCGGCGCCTTCGCCGCGATCGTCGTCATCGTGTGGCTGCGCGACCACCGGACGCTGCGCCGCTACACGTGGACGGCCCTCGTCCTCGGCGTCGTGCTGCTCCTCATGCCGATGCTCCCCGTCATCGGGCGCGAGATCAACGGGTCCCGGCTGTGGGTCGGCGTCGGCGGCTTCACGCTGCAGCCGGCCGAGCTGGCCAAGATCGCGTTCGCCGTGTTCTTCGCCGGCTACCTCGTGACGCACCGCGACCAGCTCACGCTCGCCGGGACGAAGGTGCTCGGCCTCACGCTGCCCCGCGCGCGCGACCTCGGCCCGGTCCTGCTGGCCTGGGGCATCAGCATCGGCGTGCTGCTCATGCAGAAGGAGCTCGGGACGTCGATCCTCCTGTTCGGCCTGTTCATCGCGATGCTCTACGTCGCGACCGAGCGGCTGAGCTGGGTGATCATCGGCGTCCTGCTGACGATCGGCGGCGTGCTCGTCATCGCCACCCAGGTCGGCTACGTCCAGGCCCGGATCGACGTCTGGCTGCACGCCCTCGAGCCCGCGATCTACCACCGCGACCCCGGCGGCTCCGGGCAGATCGTCTCGGGCCTGTTCGGGATGGCGAACGGCGGCCTCATGGGGACCGGCTGGGGTGAGGGCTTCCCGTACCTCACGTACTCCGCCAACGCCGACATGATCGTCCCCTCGCTCGCGGAGGAGCTCGGGCTGACCGGCGTGCTGGCCGTCCTCATGCTCTACGTCATCCTCGTCCAGCGCGGCCTGCGCGCCGGCCTCGGCGTCCGCGACGGCTTCGGCAAGCTCCTCGCCTCCGGCCTCGCGTTCACGGTCGCGCTGCAGTGCTTCGTCGTGGTCGGCGGCGCCACGCGCGTCATCCCGCTGTCCGGCCTCACGATGCCGTTCCTCGCCGCCGGCGGCTCCTCGCTCCTGGCGAACTGGATCATCCTCGCCCTGCTGCTGCGCGTGTCCGACGCCGCCCGGCGGCCCGGACCCGACGCCGCCATCGGTCCCCTCGTCATCGTCGGACCGGCGAGCGACGCGGTCGAGCCGGCCGCCGCGACCGGACGCGGTCGGGGCACGCGGGGCGGCCAGGGCTCCGGAGCCGCGGGAGCCACGACGTGA